In Homo sapiens chromosome 11, GRCh38.p14 Primary Assembly, one DNA window encodes the following:
- the GPR137 gene encoding integral membrane protein GPR137 isoform 7 (isoform 7 is encoded by transcript variant 19): MESNLSGLVPAAGLVPALPPAVTLGLTAAYTTLYALLFFSVYAQLWLVLLYGHKRLSYQTVFLALCLLWAALRTTLFSFYFRDTPRANRLGPLPFWLLYCCPVCLQFFTLTLMNLYFAQVVFKAKVKRRPEMSRGFGSQGVEEAGSLLSLRVLCCYLCQGTSVCQAAAMGGAMVLLYASRACYNLTALALAPQSRLDTFDYDWYNVSDQADLVNDLGNKGYLVFGLILFVWELLPTTLLVGFFRVHRPPQDLSTSHILNGQVFASRSYFFDRAGHCEDEGCSWEHSRGESTSMSGSLGSGSWYGAIGREPGWYGGSQTKTTPLLFSQVPGPGGHHHSLYSTPQT, from the exons ATGGAGAGTAACCTGTCTGGCCTGGTGCCTGCTGCCGGGCTGGTGCCTGCGCTGCCACCTGCTGTGACCCTGGGGCTGACAGCTGCCTACACCACCCTGTATGCCCTGCTCTTCTTCTCCGTCTATGCCCAGCTCTGGCTGGTGCTTCTGTATGGGCACAAGCGTCTCAGCTATCAGACGGTGTTCCTGGCCCTCTGTCTGCTCTGGGCCGCCTTGCGTACCACCCTCTTCTCCTTCTACTTCCGAGATACTCCCCGCGCCAACCGCCTGGGGCCCTTGCCCTTCTGGCTTCTCTACTGCTGCCCCGTCTGCCTGCAGTTCTTCACCTTGACGCTTATGAACCTCTACTTTGCCCAG GTGGTGTTCAAGGCCAAGGTGAAGCGTCGGCCGGAGATGAGCCGAGGCTT CGGTTCTCAGGGTGTAGAGGAAGCTGGGAGCCTTCTCTCCCTGAGGGTCCTCTGTTGTTACCTGTGCCAGGGGACCAGTGTGTGCCAGGCGGCCGCGATGGGTGGCGCCATGGTCCTGCTCTATGCCAGCCGGGCCTGCTACAACCTGACAGCACTGGCCTTGGCCCCCCAGAGCCGGCTGGACACCTTCGATTACGACTGGTACAATGTGTCTGACCAG GCGGACCTGGTGAATGACCTGGGGAACAAAGGCTACCTGGTATTTGGCCTCATCCTCTTCGTGTGGGAGCTACTGCCCACCACCCTGCTGGTGGGCTTCTTCCGGGTGCACCGGCCCCCACAGGACCTG AGCACCAGCCACATCCTCAATGGGCAGGTCTTTGCCTCTCGGTCCTACTTCTTTGACCGGGCTGGGCACTGTGAAGATGAGGGCTGCTCCTGGGAGCACAGCCGGGGTGAGAGCACCAG TATGTCGGGCAGTCTAGGCTCTGGGAGCTGGTATGGTGCCATCGGGCGTGAGCCGGGCTGGTATGGGGGCAGCCAGACGAAGACCACTCCTCTGCTCTTCTCCCAGGTGCCAGGACCAGGCGGCCACCACCACAGTCTCTACTCCACCCCACAGACGTga